The proteins below are encoded in one region of Castor canadensis chromosome 6, mCasCan1.hap1v2, whole genome shotgun sequence:
- the Rhno1 gene encoding RAD9, HUS1, RAD1-interacting nuclear orphan protein 1 — MPPKKRPQQRSLKAKLLFHQQPLEGPKHPCVLPQHPITHTLQVPSKTIDHSTITSWVTPQFDTTAENRLLAPQKHHHRDRPKHSSRKSTRKFPHLAFERPQSSSSNQSEKNISRRRPLVPVLSPQSCGDLSVHALQSLPYVCTPPDIQTPESSVKDNTIPPDQRENSLPRCILHTGTTKSPEPGPVLVKDTPEDKYGIKVTWRRQRHLFAHLKEKGKLSRSQFLAKS, encoded by the exons ATGCCTCCCAAAAAAAGACCTCAACAAAGGTCCCTGAAAGCCAAGCTGCTATTCCATCAACAACCACTGGAGGGCCCCAAGCACCCCTGTGTATTGCCACAACATCCCATCACCCACACTCTACAAGTGCCCAGCAAGACCATTGACCACAGCACCATCACTTCCTGG GTAACACCTCAGTTTGACACCACAGCAGAAAACAGACTCCTGGCCCCTCAGAAACATCATCACCGAGACCGTCCAAAACATTCAAGTCGAAAATCTACCCGCAAGTTTCCACATCTAGCCTTTGAAAGACCACAGTCTTCTAGTTCCAATCAGTCAGAAAAGAACATTTCCAGAAGAAGGCCTTTAGTTCCAGTGCTCAGTCCCCAGAGCTGTGGGGACCTGTCAGTACATGCCCTTCAAAGCTTACCTTATGTGTGCACACCACCTGATATTCAGACCCCAGAATCATCTGTGAAAGACAACACCATACCCCCAGATCAGCGAGAAAACAGCCTTCCACGCTGCATCCTTCACACAGGAACAACCAAGAGCCCTGAGCCTGGGCCTGTTCTGGTTAAAGACACCCCTGAGGACAAGTATGGGATAAAGGTCACGTGGAGGAGGCAAAGGCACCTGTTTGCCCATCTCAAGGAGAAAGGGAAACTGAGCAGAAGCCAGTTCCTTGCGAAAAGCTGA